In Tachysurus vachellii isolate PV-2020 chromosome 3, HZAU_Pvac_v1, whole genome shotgun sequence, one genomic interval encodes:
- the esr1 gene encoding estrogen receptor, producing MSEEQARAEAPAGARQRRRSELEGYSASLASLKLSPMYPEEEQHTVGGISSSAHYLDGTFDYTANTDASNSSVEYFSTAPNLQVAPEPQEENLQPLPNGSSSPLVFVPSSPQLSPFLGHPPSGQHTAPQVPYYLEPSGSNIYRSSVLASAGSQVELCSTTSRQNVYTTVGASGPSGASRSSGAIGLAKEIRYCAVCSDYASGYHYGVWSCEGCKAFFKRSIQGHNDYVCPATNQCTIDRNRRKSCQACRLRKCYEVGMMKGGFRKERGGRIMKHNRRHSGLKEREQSYSEAQSGPDVREVTSHEGRSSSRIGGGVAGVVCMAPEQVLLLLLRAEPPTLCSRQKHSRPYSELTMMSLLTNMADRELVHMIAWAKKVPGFQDLSLHDQVQLLESSWLEILMIGLIWRSIHSPGKLIFAQDLILDRSEGECVEGMAEIFDMLLATVARFRALKLQSEEFVCLKAIILLNSGAFSFCSSPVEPLRNNFMVQCMMDNITDALIHCISQSGISVQLQSRRQAQLLLLLSHIRHMSYNGMEHLYNMKCKNKVPLYDLLLETLDAHRLRPLGKVARTWADRVSSSPTTTTTNPNIIPSIIHHNNHHSSD from the exons ATGTCGGAAGAGCAGGCTCGTGCTGAAGCTCCGGCTGGTGCCAGGCAGCGACGTAGGAGCGAGCTAGAAGGATATTCTGCTTCTCTCGCTTCCCTCAAGCTCTCCCCCATGTACCCGGAGGAGGAGCAGCACACCGTGGGGGGCATTTCCTCTTCTGCTCACTACCTGGACGGGACATTCGACTACACCGCCAACACCGACGCCTCCAACTCTTCAGTGGAGTACTTCTCAACGGCCCCGAATCTTCAAGTGGCCCCGGAGCCTCAGGAGGAAAACCTGCAGCCGCTTCCTAACGGCTCCAGCAGCCCCTTGGTGTTCGTCCCATCGAGCCCACAGCTCTCACCATTCTTAGGCCATCCTCCTTCAGGACAGCACACGGCTCCTCAGGTCCCGTACTACCTGGAACCGTCAGGAAGCAACATTTACAG GTCCAGTGTGTTAGCCAGCGCAGGATCGCAAGTGGAGCTGTGCAGCACCACCAGCAGGCAGAACGTGTACACTACAGTCGGGGCCTCAGGACCATCGGGAGCTTCAAGGAGTTCAGGAGCGATTGGGTTGGCGAAGGAGATTCGGTACTGCGCCGTGTGCAGCGACTATGCCTCAGGATACCATTACGGAGTCTGGTCCTGTGAGGGCTGCAAGGCCTTCTTCAAGCGCAGTATACAAG GTCACAATGATTACGTGTGTCCGGCGACCAACCAGTGCACCATCGACCGGAACCGCAGGAAGAGCTGTCAAGCGTGTCGTCTACGCAAATGCTACGAAGTGGGCATGATGAAAGGAG GTTTTCGTAAGGAACGTGGAGGTCGCATCATGAAGCACAACAGAAGGCACAGTGGACTGAAGGAGCGCGAGCAAAGCTACTCGGAAGCCCAGAGCGGTCCTGATGTGAGAGAAGTGACTTCACACGAGGGGCGGAGCAGCTCGAGGATCGGGGGAGGGGTAGCAGGTGTGGTGTGCATGGCTCCGGAGCaggtgttgctgctgctgttgagGGCGGAGCCACCCACGCTGTGCTCACGTCAGAAACATAGCCGACCCTACAGCGAGCTCACTATGATGAGTCTCCTCACTAACATGGCCGACAGGGAGCTCGTCCACATGATCGCCTGGGCCAAGAAAGTGCCAG GATTCCAGGACCTCTCTCTGCATGACCAAGTGCAGCTGTTAGAAAGCTCCTGGCTGGAGATATTGATGATTGGTCTCATCTGGAGGTCCATCCATTCTCCTGGAAAACTTATCTTCGCACAGGACCTCATCCTTGACAG gagtgaaggagagtgtgtggAGGGCATGGCTGAGATATTTGATATGCTGCTGGCCACCGTGGCCCGTTTCCGTGCCCTCAAACTACAATCGGAGGAGTTTGTGTGTCTCAAAGCCATCATACTGCTTAACTCTG GTGCGTTTTCCTTCTGCTCCTCCCCCGTGGAGCCTCTGAGGAACAACTTCATGGTGCAGTGCATGATGGATAACATCACGGATGCCCTCATACACtgcatcagccaatcaggaatCTCGGTCCAGCTCCAGTCCCGGCGTCAGGCTCAGCTCCTGCTTTTGCTCTCGCACATCAGACACATGAG CTATAATGGGATGGAGCATCTGTACAACATGAAGTGCAAGAACAAGGTCCCTCTGTATGATCTGCTGCTGGAGACGTTGGACGCACATAGGCTCCGCCCCCTGGGCAAAGTGGCAAGGACCTGGGCTGATAGAGTGTCATCTTCACCTACTACAACCACCACAAACCCAAACATCATCCCCTCCATCATCCATCACAACAACCATCACAGCAGTGACTAG